One Lysobacter enzymogenes DNA segment encodes these proteins:
- a CDS encoding RNA polymerase sigma factor, which produces MPPPERDPAPARLPASLEEFLAGLGTRAFRFAELGLRHREDALDAVQDAMMKMLGYRDRPPQEWTPLFWSILRSRIVDVQRRRAFRLRWLLPAARGEDDAPADWADDGPDPQRTHDGREAYGRLAQALQTLPRRQREAFSLRVLEELDVATTARAMGCSEGAVKTHLSRAREALQRQLEEWR; this is translated from the coding sequence CTGCCGCCGCCGGAGCGCGACCCGGCCCCGGCGCGGCTGCCGGCCAGTCTGGAGGAATTCCTCGCCGGCCTGGGCACGCGCGCGTTCCGCTTCGCCGAACTGGGCCTGCGCCACCGCGAGGACGCGCTCGACGCGGTGCAGGACGCGATGATGAAGATGCTCGGTTACCGCGACCGCCCGCCGCAGGAATGGACGCCGCTGTTCTGGAGCATCCTGCGCAGCCGCATCGTCGATGTGCAGCGGCGGCGCGCGTTCCGCCTGCGCTGGCTGCTGCCGGCCGCGCGCGGCGAGGACGACGCGCCGGCCGACTGGGCCGACGACGGCCCCGACCCGCAACGCACCCACGACGGGCGCGAAGCCTACGGCCGGCTCGCGCAGGCGCTGCAAACACTGCCGCGGCGGCAACGCGAAGCGTTTTCGCTGCGGGTCCTGGAAGAACTCGACGTCGCCACGACCGCGCGGGCGATGGGCTGCAGCGAAGGCGCGGTGAAGACGCATCTGTCGCGGGCGCGCGAGGCGCTGCAGCGGCAATTGGAGGAATGGCGATGA
- a CDS encoding NAD(P) transhydrogenase subunit alpha, whose protein sequence is MNDGFVALYIFMLAAIAGHVIISRVPVILHTPLMSGSNFIHGIVLIGAIIVLGHADNLTEKVIGFVAVLLGAGNAAGGYVVTERMLEMFKSSKKPAGKAGG, encoded by the coding sequence ATGAACGACGGTTTTGTGGCGCTGTATATCTTCATGCTGGCGGCCATCGCCGGCCACGTGATCATCTCGCGGGTGCCGGTGATCCTGCACACCCCGCTGATGTCCGGCTCCAACTTCATCCACGGCATCGTGCTGATCGGCGCGATCATCGTCCTGGGCCACGCCGACAACCTGACGGAGAAGGTCATCGGCTTCGTCGCGGTGCTGCTCGGCGCCGGCAACGCCGCCGGCGGCTACGTGGTGACCGAGCGCATGCTGGAGATGTTCAAGTCCAGCAAGAAGCCCGCCGGCAAGGCGGGCGGCTGA
- the sufT gene encoding putative Fe-S cluster assembly protein SufT, whose product MYSRSSEPVRFERDCAVVMVPQGEQVTLPAGSVGYITQALGGSYTVFVEGNLFRIHGRDADAIGKEPPEPLELPEGADDEAVERLVWQQLRTCFDPEIPINVVELGLVYEAAVKHRDDGQRTVEVRMTLTAPGCGMGDILVDDVRSKLEMIPTVAEADVELVFDPPWNRNMMSEAARLETGML is encoded by the coding sequence ATGTATTCCCGCAGCAGCGAACCCGTCCGTTTCGAGCGCGATTGCGCCGTGGTCATGGTGCCGCAAGGCGAGCAGGTGACCCTGCCGGCCGGCAGTGTCGGCTACATCACCCAGGCCCTGGGCGGCAGTTACACCGTCTTCGTCGAAGGCAACCTGTTCCGCATCCACGGCCGCGACGCCGACGCCATCGGCAAGGAGCCGCCGGAGCCGCTGGAGCTGCCCGAGGGCGCCGACGACGAAGCCGTCGAGCGGCTGGTGTGGCAGCAGCTACGCACCTGCTTCGATCCGGAGATCCCGATCAACGTGGTCGAGCTGGGCCTGGTCTACGAGGCCGCGGTCAAGCACCGCGACGACGGCCAGCGCACGGTCGAGGTGCGCATGACCCTGACCGCGCCGGGCTGCGGCATGGGCGACATCCTGGTCGACGACGTGCGCAGCAAGCTGGAGATGATCCCGACCGTGGCCGAGGCCGACGTCGAGCTGGTGTTCGACCCGCCGTGGAACCGCAACATGATGTCCGAGGCGGCGCGGCTCGAAACCGGAATGCTGTAA
- a CDS encoding NAD(P)(+) transhydrogenase (Re/Si-specific) subunit beta, which produces MDVLSTLVKASYLVAATLFLLGLQRMASPVTARSGIRWAGAGMIIATVATFFLPGLHNLGLIATAVLLGTAAAWVSGKKVAITDMPQMVALYNGMGGGSAAAIGAVELLRLSWKLPADPLQAQLEHGVVAMHTPSIALVLAMVGAAIGAVSLSGSVIAWAKLDGRLDKRVVFPGQQAFNALVALAMVVLGVAAVMTLNSGIIIAFILVALALGVLMTLPIGGADMPVVISLYNAFTGLAVAFEGYVLGNEALIIAGTMVGAAGMLLTRLMAKAMNRPISGVLFSNFGGGGQAQEIAGTQKPIEAGDVAAMMAFAERVVIVPGYGLAVAQAQHKIWELTQKLTERGVKVKFAIHPVAGRMPGHMNVLLAEAGVPYDMIADMDDINPEFATTDVSLVIGANDVVNPVAKTDPASPIYGMPILDVINSRNTIVIKRGKGTGFAGIENALFYADNTRMLYGDGAEMASALVSELKALDGGH; this is translated from the coding sequence ATGGACGTTCTTTCGACTTTGGTGAAGGCCAGCTACCTGGTCGCGGCGACCCTGTTCCTGCTCGGCCTGCAGCGCATGGCCTCGCCGGTGACCGCGCGCAGCGGCATCCGCTGGGCCGGCGCGGGAATGATCATCGCCACCGTGGCGACGTTCTTCCTGCCGGGCCTGCACAACCTCGGCCTGATCGCGACGGCGGTGCTGCTGGGCACGGCGGCGGCGTGGGTCTCGGGCAAGAAGGTGGCGATCACCGACATGCCGCAGATGGTCGCGCTGTACAACGGCATGGGCGGCGGCTCGGCCGCGGCGATCGGCGCAGTGGAACTGCTGCGGCTGTCGTGGAAGCTGCCGGCCGACCCGCTGCAGGCGCAGCTCGAGCACGGCGTGGTCGCGATGCACACGCCGAGCATCGCGCTGGTGCTGGCGATGGTCGGCGCGGCGATCGGCGCGGTGTCGCTGTCGGGTTCGGTGATCGCCTGGGCCAAGCTCGACGGCCGCCTGGACAAGCGCGTGGTGTTCCCCGGCCAGCAGGCGTTCAACGCCCTGGTCGCGCTGGCGATGGTGGTGCTGGGCGTGGCCGCGGTGATGACCTTGAACAGCGGCATCATCATCGCCTTCATCCTGGTGGCGCTGGCGCTGGGCGTACTGATGACCCTGCCGATCGGCGGCGCCGACATGCCGGTGGTGATCTCGCTGTACAACGCCTTCACCGGCCTGGCGGTGGCGTTCGAAGGCTATGTGCTCGGCAACGAGGCGCTGATCATCGCCGGCACCATGGTCGGCGCGGCCGGCATGCTGCTGACCCGCCTGATGGCCAAGGCGATGAACCGGCCGATCAGCGGCGTGCTGTTCTCCAACTTCGGCGGCGGCGGCCAGGCGCAGGAGATCGCCGGCACCCAGAAGCCGATCGAAGCCGGCGACGTGGCCGCGATGATGGCCTTCGCCGAGCGCGTGGTGATCGTGCCCGGCTACGGCCTGGCGGTGGCGCAGGCGCAGCACAAGATCTGGGAGCTGACCCAGAAGCTGACCGAGCGCGGAGTCAAGGTGAAGTTCGCGATCCACCCGGTCGCCGGGCGCATGCCGGGCCACATGAACGTGCTGCTGGCCGAGGCCGGCGTGCCGTACGACATGATCGCCGACATGGACGACATCAACCCCGAGTTCGCCACCACCGACGTGTCGCTGGTGATCGGCGCCAACGACGTGGTGAACCCGGTCGCCAAGACCGACCCGGCCTCGCCGATCTACGGCATGCCGATCCTCGACGTGATCAACTCGCGCAACACCATCGTGATCAAGCGCGGCAAGGGCACGGGTTTCGCCGGCATCGAGAACGCGCTGTTCTACGCCGACAACACGCGCATGCTGTACGGCGACGGTGCGGAGATGGCGAGCGCGCTGGTGTCGGAGCTCAAGGCGCTCGACGGCGGGCATTGA
- a CDS encoding helix-turn-helix domain-containing protein: MSVHHHRIRFAEHLDLGAGAHPGPSLDLNRPWSPTPAGLHLVCASGRAVQLDLPPGWLSLWLPLQGPLRLEAADSAWDLAPGHLQVWRDGRVRSGARGPCWWLCLCGPEAAWKPHLAGAPQALGSELFPWEGVAARDARRLLVRLARLGARPAELAASGPTLLRTLAELLREEQRELLERLARCSGRTLRRRQQTLLRLLRVQHLIRRHPDVRLDLGRLARSASYSPCHLIRIYRDVFDETPTEYAARLRSDRAWRMVRDTRMPVCEITEALGFESQSAFCRAFKNSFGVTATQARRAEGARLARGRAA, encoded by the coding sequence ATGAGCGTGCACCATCACCGCATCCGTTTCGCCGAGCATCTGGACCTGGGAGCCGGCGCGCATCCGGGCCCGTCGCTGGACCTGAACAGGCCGTGGTCGCCCACGCCCGCCGGCTTGCACCTGGTCTGCGCCTCCGGCCGCGCCGTGCAGCTGGACCTGCCGCCGGGCTGGCTGTCGCTGTGGCTGCCGCTGCAGGGTCCGCTGCGGCTGGAAGCGGCCGACAGCGCCTGGGACCTCGCCCCCGGCCATCTGCAGGTCTGGCGCGACGGCCGCGTGCGCAGCGGCGCGCGCGGCCCGTGCTGGTGGCTGTGCCTGTGCGGCCCGGAAGCGGCCTGGAAACCGCACCTGGCCGGGGCGCCGCAGGCGCTGGGCAGCGAACTGTTCCCCTGGGAAGGCGTCGCCGCGCGCGACGCGCGCCGGCTGCTGGTGCGGTTGGCGCGGTTGGGTGCGCGGCCGGCCGAACTGGCCGCTAGCGGCCCGACCTTGCTGCGCACCCTCGCCGAGTTGCTGCGCGAAGAACAGCGCGAGTTGCTGGAACGGCTGGCGCGCTGCAGCGGCCGCACCCTGCGCCGGCGCCAGCAGACGCTGTTGCGGCTGCTGCGCGTGCAACACCTGATCCGCCGCCATCCCGACGTGCGCCTGGACCTGGGCCGGCTCGCGCGCAGCGCCAGCTACTCGCCCTGCCACCTGATCCGGATCTACCGCGACGTGTTCGACGAGACCCCGACCGAGTACGCCGCGCGGCTGCGCTCGGACCGCGCCTGGCGCATGGTCCGCGACACCCGCATGCCGGTGTGCGAGATCACCGAGGCGCTCGGCTTCGAAAGCCAGAGCGCGTTCTGCCGCGCGTTCAAGAACTCGTTCGGCGTCACCGCGACCCAGGCGCGGCGCGCGGAGGGCGCGCGCCTCGCCCGCGGCCGCGCGGCGTGA
- a CDS encoding S8 family peptidase, whose translation MNRRILSVAIGASLVCTALPGLAAELLTVDRPIEGRYIVVLKEQAARLSAENARGVADVPAVARGIAGQHRATVVRSYQHALRGFVVEADDAALSGLLKDPRVAFVEEDGYMSVEATQNNATWGLDRADQRNLPLSTTYTYDTDATGVHAYVVDTGLRGDHTEFTGRIGNGYSSVPNDSSTTDCHGHGTHVAGTVAGTTWGIAKKATVHPVRVFGCGSSAPNSQIIAGIDWVTANHVKPAVANMSLGGPASAATDTAVTNLINAGVVAVVAAGNGNIDACTESPSRVPRAITVGASDRNDARSIWQFGQASSWGACLDLFAPGTDIVSAGIGSATASAPNSGTSMASPHVAGAAALYLATHPAATPDEVHAAIVDNSTPGKITDLRGSPNRLLYTLFSGGPGPGNQAPTANFSSSASGLTVNFTDSSSDSDGTIASRSWNFGDGTSSTATNPSKTYAAAGTYTVTLTVTDDDGASNTKTATVTVGSGGAQTYTNGTDVAIPDNNATGASSAIAVSGRTGNAPSNAQISVNIVHPYKGDLIVDLIAPDGSVYNLHNRSGGSADNVTGTFTRNLSTEALNGNWRLRARDLGPLDVGRIDTWSITF comes from the coding sequence ATGAATCGTCGTATCTTGTCGGTAGCCATCGGTGCTTCCCTCGTCTGCACCGCGCTGCCGGGCCTGGCCGCGGAGTTGTTGACCGTGGACCGGCCGATCGAAGGACGCTACATCGTCGTGCTGAAGGAACAGGCCGCGCGGCTGTCGGCCGAAAACGCGCGCGGCGTCGCCGACGTGCCCGCGGTGGCGCGCGGCATCGCCGGCCAGCATCGCGCCACGGTGGTGCGCAGCTACCAGCACGCATTGCGCGGCTTCGTGGTCGAGGCCGACGACGCGGCCCTGAGCGGATTGCTCAAGGACCCGCGCGTGGCCTTCGTCGAAGAAGACGGCTACATGTCGGTCGAGGCCACCCAGAACAACGCCACCTGGGGCCTGGACCGCGCCGACCAGCGCAACCTGCCGCTGAGCACGACTTACACCTACGACACCGACGCCACCGGCGTGCACGCCTACGTCGTCGACACCGGCCTGCGCGGCGACCACACCGAATTCACCGGCCGCATCGGCAACGGTTATTCCTCGGTGCCCAACGACAGCAGCACCACCGACTGCCACGGCCACGGCACCCACGTCGCCGGTACCGTCGCCGGCACCACCTGGGGCATCGCCAAGAAGGCCACCGTGCACCCGGTGCGCGTGTTCGGCTGCGGTTCCAGCGCGCCCAATTCGCAGATCATCGCCGGCATCGATTGGGTGACGGCGAACCACGTCAAGCCCGCGGTCGCCAACATGAGCCTGGGCGGCCCGGCCTCGGCCGCGACCGACACCGCGGTCACCAACCTCATCAACGCCGGCGTGGTCGCGGTGGTCGCGGCCGGCAACGGCAACATCGACGCCTGCACCGAGTCGCCGTCGCGGGTGCCGCGCGCGATCACCGTCGGCGCCAGCGACCGCAACGACGCGCGTTCGATCTGGCAGTTCGGCCAGGCCTCCAGCTGGGGCGCCTGCCTGGATCTGTTCGCGCCGGGCACCGACATCGTTTCGGCCGGCATCGGCAGCGCGACCGCGTCGGCGCCCAACAGCGGCACCTCGATGGCCTCGCCGCACGTGGCCGGCGCCGCCGCGCTGTACCTGGCGACCCATCCGGCGGCCACGCCGGACGAAGTGCACGCCGCCATCGTCGACAACAGCACCCCGGGCAAGATCACCGACCTGCGCGGCTCGCCGAACCGGCTGCTGTACACGCTGTTCTCCGGCGGCCCCGGCCCGGGCAACCAGGCGCCGACGGCGAACTTCAGCTCCAGCGCCAGCGGCTTGACGGTCAATTTCACCGACAGTTCCAGCGACAGCGACGGCACCATCGCCTCGCGCAGCTGGAACTTCGGCGATGGCACCAGCTCGACCGCGACCAACCCGAGCAAGACTTACGCCGCGGCCGGCACCTACACCGTCACCCTGACCGTCACCGACGACGACGGCGCGAGCAACACCAAGACCGCGACCGTCACGGTCGGCAGCGGCGGCGCGCAGACCTACACCAACGGCACCGACGTCGCGATTCCCGACAACAACGCCACCGGCGCCAGCAGCGCGATCGCGGTGTCCGGCCGCACCGGCAACGCGCCGAGCAACGCGCAGATCTCGGTCAACATCGTGCATCCGTACAAGGGCGACCTGATCGTCGACCTGATCGCGCCGGACGGTTCGGTCTACAACCTGCACAACCGCAGCGGCGGCAGCGCCGACAACGTCACCGGCACCTTCACCCGCAACCTGTCGACCGAAGCGCTCAACGGCAACTGGCGCCTGCGCGCGCGCGACCTGGGGCCGCTGGACGTCGGCCGCATCGATACCTGGAGCATCACCTTCTGA
- a CDS encoding S8 family serine peptidase yields the protein MHRISSRHPRLCALSAATAFVVASVFATAASAAGPIQYVRVNTSALDSGASTDRFIVKYRSDSVERRDAGELQRSLSAAANAAARTLGANGAGAKAAPAIGLRRAQALALGAELVTANRKLAPAEAEALMRRIAENPNVEYVEVDREMVLYMTPNDPEFPRQYGYGTGPGGIRAGQAWDRSTGAGVVVGVIDSGVNRHADLAANLVAGWDFAQNDNDPSDPTDAASFHGTHVAGTVAAVTNNSLGVAGTAPGAKILPVRVFNGPSGSTSAIVNGITWAVGGSVPGVPANANPADVINLSLGSRFPATCDNATRDALNFAISRGTIVVVAAGNSNGDANSYTLNNCAPVISVGSVTNTGARSSFSNHGTRVDVAAPGSDIVSTSNGFNGANNLYQSLSGTSMASPHVAGVAALVQSAASTPLTQAQMSTLLKNTARAFPVTPDRPIGAGIVDANAAVLAAGGGTPGNQAPVANFASSANGLTVSFTDSSSDSDGSIASRSWDFGDGTTSTAANPSKTYAAAGTYTVKLTVVDNGGASNTKTATVTVGSSGGVQTYTNGTDANIPDNNATGITSSISVTGRSGNAPSNAQVAVNIVHSYKGDLIVDLVAPDGSVYNLHNRTGSSTDNINQTFTVNLSSEALNGTWKLRAADRAAQDVGRIDSWSVTF from the coding sequence ATGCATCGTATTTCGTCGCGTCACCCACGCCTGTGCGCGCTGTCCGCCGCCACCGCCTTCGTCGTCGCTTCCGTGTTCGCCACCGCCGCCTCCGCCGCCGGTCCGATCCAGTACGTGCGCGTCAACACCAGCGCGCTGGATTCGGGCGCGTCCACCGACCGTTTCATCGTCAAGTACCGCAGCGACAGCGTCGAGCGCCGCGACGCCGGCGAGTTGCAGCGTTCGCTGAGCGCGGCCGCCAACGCCGCTGCGCGCACGCTCGGAGCGAACGGCGCCGGCGCCAAGGCCGCGCCGGCGATCGGCCTGCGCCGCGCGCAGGCGCTGGCGCTGGGCGCCGAACTGGTGACCGCCAACCGCAAGCTGGCCCCGGCCGAAGCCGAGGCGCTGATGCGCCGGATCGCCGAGAACCCGAACGTGGAGTACGTCGAAGTGGATCGGGAGATGGTGCTGTACATGACCCCCAACGATCCCGAATTCCCGCGCCAGTACGGCTACGGCACCGGCCCCGGCGGCATCCGCGCCGGACAGGCCTGGGACCGCAGCACCGGCGCCGGCGTGGTGGTCGGCGTGATCGACTCCGGCGTCAATCGCCATGCCGACCTCGCCGCCAACCTGGTGGCGGGCTGGGATTTCGCCCAGAACGACAACGATCCCAGCGACCCGACCGATGCCGCGAGCTTCCACGGCACCCATGTCGCCGGCACCGTCGCCGCGGTGACCAACAACAGCCTCGGCGTGGCCGGCACCGCGCCGGGCGCCAAGATCCTGCCGGTGCGCGTGTTCAACGGCCCCAGCGGCAGCACTTCGGCCATCGTCAACGGCATCACCTGGGCGGTCGGCGGCTCGGTACCGGGCGTGCCGGCCAACGCCAATCCGGCCGACGTCATCAACCTGAGCCTGGGCAGCCGCTTTCCGGCGACCTGCGACAACGCCACCCGCGACGCGCTGAACTTCGCGATCAGCCGCGGCACCATCGTGGTGGTGGCCGCCGGCAACAGCAACGGCGACGCCAACAGCTACACGCTCAACAACTGCGCCCCGGTGATCTCGGTCGGCTCGGTCACCAACACCGGCGCGCGTTCGAGCTTCTCCAACCACGGCACGCGCGTCGACGTGGCCGCGCCGGGTTCGGACATCGTCTCGACCTCCAACGGCTTCAACGGCGCCAACAACCTGTACCAGTCGTTGAGCGGCACCTCGATGGCCTCGCCGCACGTCGCCGGCGTCGCCGCGCTGGTGCAGTCGGCGGCGTCGACGCCGCTGACCCAGGCGCAGATGTCGACCCTGCTGAAGAACACCGCGCGCGCGTTCCCGGTCACGCCGGATCGCCCGATCGGCGCCGGCATCGTCGACGCCAACGCGGCGGTGCTCGCGGCCGGCGGCGGCACGCCGGGCAACCAGGCGCCGGTGGCGAACTTCGCGTCGTCGGCGAACGGGCTGACGGTGAGCTTCACCGATTCGTCCAGCGACAGCGACGGCTCGATCGCCTCGCGCAGCTGGGACTTCGGCGACGGCACCACCTCGACCGCGGCCAACCCGAGCAAGACCTACGCCGCGGCCGGCACCTACACGGTCAAGCTGACGGTCGTCGACAACGGCGGCGCCAGCAACACCAAGACCGCGACCGTCACCGTCGGCAGCAGCGGCGGCGTGCAGACCTACACCAACGGCACCGACGCCAACATCCCGGACAACAACGCCACCGGCATCACCAGCTCGATCAGCGTGACCGGCCGCAGCGGCAACGCGCCGAGCAACGCCCAGGTCGCGGTCAACATCGTCCACAGCTACAAGGGCGACCTGATCGTCGATCTGGTCGCGCCGGACGGCTCGGTCTACAACCTGCACAACCGCACCGGTTCGAGCACCGACAACATCAACCAGACCTTCACCGTGAACCTGTCGAGCGAAGCGCTCAACGGCACCTGGAAGCTGCGCGCCGCCGACCGCGCGGCGCAGGACGTCGGCCGCATCGACAGCTGGAGTGTCACGTTCTAA
- a CDS encoding PLP-dependent aminotransferase family protein, whose translation MYLPLDGRGPLHGQLVRSLKDAVLAGRLPAGMRFPPSRLLAQELGLSRNTVLAAYEQLRAEGFMQARVGSGSFVVLPGAPAQPRSEPPARIPAQSDYARRLRRYHDHANIPGRRLPGTVHSFQYGVPFTNPLLTSAWARALSHAAAYTPPNYPAAQGLPALRAAVCEYLSLRRGVRAAPEDVVIVAGTQQAISLAARVLLDEGDEVALEDPQYFAVREALQIHGARLLPIPVDREGLRTDLLPERPPRLICVTPSHQFPTGALMSLPRRRALLDYARRHECWIFEDDYDGEFRFDAQPHAALYGLDDARRTLYVGTFSKVLFPSLRLGYLVVPPGLREDFVSAKWADDFGSPGIEQAALAHFLADGGFERHLRRTAKTLRQRREALLAALRRLAGDALEIQDSRAGMHLLVWLRGCTPAQGDAFVAHAQARGLGLYSVAPCYMQAPVRAGLLFGYGALSVAEIEEAARLFAACLDEMEFAAAPAA comes from the coding sequence ATGTACCTGCCGTTGGATGGCCGCGGCCCGTTGCACGGCCAATTGGTCCGCTCGCTCAAGGACGCGGTGCTGGCCGGCCGGCTGCCGGCCGGGATGCGCTTCCCGCCGAGCCGGCTGCTGGCCCAGGAACTGGGGCTGTCGCGCAACACCGTGCTGGCCGCCTACGAGCAACTGCGCGCGGAGGGCTTCATGCAGGCGCGGGTCGGTTCGGGCAGTTTCGTGGTCCTGCCCGGCGCGCCGGCGCAGCCGCGCAGCGAGCCGCCGGCGCGGATCCCGGCGCAGAGCGACTACGCGCGCCGCCTGCGCCGCTACCACGACCACGCCAACATCCCCGGCCGGCGCCTGCCCGGCACCGTGCACAGCTTCCAGTACGGAGTGCCGTTCACCAATCCGCTGCTGACCTCGGCCTGGGCGCGCGCGCTGTCGCACGCGGCCGCCTATACGCCGCCGAACTACCCGGCCGCGCAGGGCCTGCCGGCGTTGCGCGCGGCGGTGTGCGAGTACCTGTCGCTGCGCCGCGGCGTGCGCGCCGCGCCCGAGGACGTGGTGATCGTCGCCGGCACCCAGCAGGCGATCAGCCTCGCCGCGCGGGTGCTGCTCGACGAAGGCGACGAGGTCGCGCTCGAGGACCCGCAGTACTTCGCCGTGCGCGAAGCGCTGCAGATCCACGGCGCGCGGCTGCTGCCGATCCCGGTCGACCGCGAAGGCCTGCGCACCGACCTGCTGCCCGAGCGGCCGCCGCGGCTGATCTGCGTGACGCCCTCGCACCAGTTCCCGACCGGCGCGCTGATGTCGCTGCCGCGCCGGCGCGCGCTGTTGGACTACGCGCGCCGCCACGAGTGCTGGATCTTCGAGGACGACTACGACGGCGAGTTCCGCTTCGACGCGCAGCCGCACGCGGCGCTGTACGGCCTCGACGACGCGCGCCGCACCCTGTACGTGGGCACGTTCTCGAAAGTGCTGTTCCCGTCGCTGCGGCTGGGCTACCTGGTGGTGCCGCCGGGGCTGCGCGAGGACTTCGTCTCGGCCAAGTGGGCCGACGATTTCGGCTCGCCGGGGATCGAGCAGGCGGCGCTGGCCCACTTCCTCGCCGACGGTGGCTTCGAGCGCCACCTGCGCCGCACCGCCAAGACCCTGCGCCAGCGCCGCGAAGCCCTGCTGGCGGCGCTGCGCCGGCTGGCCGGCGACGCGCTGGAGATCCAGGACTCGCGCGCCGGCATGCACCTGCTGGTGTGGTTGCGCGGCTGCACCCCGGCGCAGGGCGACGCGTTCGTCGCCCATGCCCAGGCGCGCGGGCTGGGGCTGTACTCGGTCGCGCCGTGCTACATGCAGGCGCCCGTACGCGCGGGTCTGCTGTTCGGCTACGGCGCCCTGTCGGTGGCCGAGATCGAAGAAGCGGCGCGGCTGTTCGCGGCCTGCCTGGACGAGATGGAGTTCGCCGCCGCGCCGGCGGCGTGA
- a CDS encoding DUF3106 domain-containing protein encodes MRRPFFRRAEPLLALVLAVAAPALAAAQTAPAGAALPNWDQLSQAQREQLIAPMRDRWNTQPEERQRMLDRARRWQQMTPDERREARNGMKRWEGLNPEERGQMRALYGKMRGLDENGKRALMEKWRTMTPDQRRAWAESNPPPPKQRGDHHFPPPPPPPPRN; translated from the coding sequence ATGCGCCGCCCCTTCTTCCGCCGCGCCGAACCGCTGCTGGCCCTGGTCCTCGCCGTGGCCGCGCCCGCGCTCGCCGCCGCGCAAACCGCCCCGGCCGGCGCCGCCCTGCCCAACTGGGACCAACTCAGCCAGGCCCAGCGCGAACAGTTGATCGCGCCGATGCGCGACCGCTGGAACACCCAGCCCGAAGAGCGCCAGCGCATGCTCGACCGCGCGCGCCGCTGGCAGCAGATGACCCCGGACGAACGCCGCGAGGCGCGCAACGGGATGAAGCGCTGGGAAGGCCTGAATCCGGAGGAACGCGGGCAGATGCGCGCGCTGTACGGCAAGATGCGCGGCCTCGACGAGAACGGCAAACGCGCGCTGATGGAGAAGTGGCGGACGATGACGCCCGACCAGCGCCGCGCCTGGGCCGAGTCCAACCCGCCGCCGCCGAAACAGCGCGGCGACCACCATTTCCCGCCGCCTCCTCCGCCGCCGCCGCGCAATTGA
- a CDS encoding DUF1456 family protein: MIANDVLRSIRYMLDLSDQKVVDLVHLADPAFAIEKADVQAFLKKDEDEGYAPCDDAVLARFLDGLVFHYRGRDESLPPRPLEKRVSNNLVLKKLRVAFELKDLDMHQAFADAGFPVSKPELSALFRQSDHKNFRLCGDQMLRNFLKGLTLRIRGGN; this comes from the coding sequence ATGATCGCCAACGACGTACTGCGCAGCATCCGTTACATGCTCGACCTGAGCGACCAGAAAGTGGTCGATCTCGTCCATCTGGCCGATCCCGCGTTCGCGATCGAGAAAGCCGACGTGCAGGCCTTCCTAAAGAAAGACGAGGACGAAGGCTACGCGCCCTGCGACGACGCCGTGCTCGCGCGCTTCCTCGACGGCCTGGTGTTCCATTATCGCGGCCGCGACGAAAGCCTGCCGCCGCGCCCGCTGGAAAAGCGCGTCAGCAACAATCTGGTGCTGAAGAAATTGCGCGTCGCCTTCGAGCTCAAGGACCTCGACATGCATCAGGCCTTCGCCGATGCCGGCTTCCCGGTTTCGAAACCGGAGTTGAGCGCGCTGTTCCGCCAGAGCGACCACAAGAACTTCCGCCTCTGCGGCGATCAGATGCTGCGCAACTTCCTCAAAGGCCTGACCTTGCGGATTCGCGGCGGCAATTAA